Proteins from a single region of Seriola aureovittata isolate HTS-2021-v1 ecotype China chromosome 9, ASM2101889v1, whole genome shotgun sequence:
- the mrgbp gene encoding MRG/MORF4L-binding protein yields MGEADVTLNQTDEKPPDSGLVSGEDSVVWSHEVEVCLFHAMIGHKPVGVNRHFHMICIRDKFSQNIGRQVSSSVIWDHLGTMYDMQALHESEILPFPNTEKSFSLPDDIIQEVKEGKLGSEEDTKEEFRMEREPPATHEEGSNSSVKMSERTSSSRDKERERDKEKGGSEGGGGVGGKEAEKRKRSRAAEKLLSSSNPASPGGVKRRRT; encoded by the exons ATGGGGGAGGCAGACGTGACGCTGAATCAGACTGACGAGAAGCCCCCGGACTCGGGGCTGGTTTCAGGGGAAGACTCGGTGGTGTGGAGCCACGAGGTGGAGGTCTGTCTGTTTCACGCGATGATCGGACACAAACCCGTCG GAGTGAACCGTCACTTCCACATGATCTGTATTAGAGACAAGTTCAGTCAGAACATTGGTCGGCAggtttcttcctctgtcatctGGGATCATCTGGGGACCATGTATGACATGCAGGCTCtg cacGAGTCGGAGATCTTGCCGTTCCCAAACACAGAGAAGAGTTTCTCTCTgcctgatgacatcatccagGAAGTGAAAGAAG ggaagCTGGGCTCAGAGGAGGACACCAAAGAGGAGTTCAGGATGGAAAGAGAACCTCCAGCTACACATGAAGAAG gcAGTAACTCATCAGTGAAGATGTCTGAGCGAACGAGCAGCAGTCGAGACAAGGAGAGGGAGCGGGAcaaggagaagggagggagtgaaggaggaggaggagtaggagggaAGGAGgcggagaagaggaagaggagtcgGGCGGCTGAAAAACTGCTGTCGTCTTCCAACCCCGCGAGTCCAGGAGGAGTCAAGAGGAGACGCAcctga
- the hm13 gene encoding minor histocompatibility antigen H13 isoform X2, with translation MSEAEQVSVSAPEAAAAAVLDALNATDSNGTEALNATAKFVATPEGTALAYGSLVFMALLPIFFGALRSVTCSKSKNAADMPETITSRDAARFPIIASCTLFGLYLFFKVFSQEYINLLLSVYFFVLGVLALSHTMSPLMFRIFPASIPNKQYQLLFTQGSGESKEEIVNYEFDTKNLVCLLISSVVGVWYLLKKHWIANNLFGLAFALNGVELLHLNNVSTGCILLGGLFVYDVFWVFGTNVMVTVAKSFEAPIKLVFPQDLLEKGLGASNFAMLGLGDIVIPGIFIALLLRFDVSLKKNSRTYFYSSFLAYIFGLGLTIFVMHTFKHAQPALLYLVPACVGFPVIVALFKGELTEMFRYEESSPEDAAAKEDSSESDKKDQ, from the exons ATGTCTGAGGCAGAACAAGTCTCGGTCTCGGCCCCTGAGGCCGCGGCCGCCGCCGTCCTGGACGCCCTGAACGCCACGGACTCCAACGGGACCGAGGCGCTCAACGCTACGGCTAAATTCGTGGCCACTCCGGAGGGAACGGCGCTGGCATACGGCAGCCTGGTATTCATGGCACTCCTGCCCATCTTCTTTGGAGCCTTGCGCTCCGTCACCTGCTCCAAATCTAAG AATGCAGCAGACATGCCAGAAACCATCACCAGTCGAGATGCGGCAAGGTTTCCCATCATCGCCAGCTGTACTCTGTTTGGGCTCTACCTCTTTTTCAAG GTATTTTCTCAAGAGTACATcaacctgctgctctctgtctacTTCTTCGTCCTGGGCGTCCTGGCTCTGTCTCACACTATGAG tccTCTGATGTTCAGAATCTTTCCAGCTTCTATACCAAATAAACAGTACCAGCTGCTATTCACTCAGGGCTCCGGAGAGTCTAAAGAAG AAATAGTCAACTATGAGTTTGACACAAAGAACCTGGTGTGTCTGCTCATCAGCAGTGTGGTGGGAGTCTGGTACCTGCTCAAAAAG cactGGATAGCCAATAACCTGTTTGGCCTGGCCTTCGCCCTGAATGGCGTGGAGCTGCTCCACCTGAACAACGTCAGTACCGGCTGCATCCTGCTGGGGGGGCTGTTTGTCTACGACGTCTTCTGG gTCTTTGGGACCAACGTCATGGTAACAGTCGCCAAGTCCTTTGAAGCACCAATCAAAT tgGTGTTTCCTCAGGACTTGCTGGAGAAAGGCCTTGGAGCCAGTAACTTTGCCATGCTGGGTCTGGGTGACATCGTCATCCCAGGTATCTTCATCGCCCTGCTGCTGCGCTTCGACGTCAG CCTGAAGAAGAACAGCAGGACGTATTTCTACTCCAGTTTCCTGGCCTACATCTTTGGACTGGGTCTCACCATTTTTGTCATGCACACCTTCAAACACGCACAG cccGCTCTGCTCTACCTGGTCCCAGCCTGTGTCGGCTTTCCTGTCATCGTAGCACTTTTCAAAGGAGAGCTCACAGAGATGTTCAG GTATGAAGAGTCCTCACCTGAGGATGCGGCGGCTAAGGAGGATTCATCAGAATCAGATAAGAAGGACCAATAG
- the hm13 gene encoding minor histocompatibility antigen H13 isoform X1 translates to MSEAEQVSVSAPEAAAAAVLDALNATDSNGTEALNATAKFVATPEGTALAYGSLVFMALLPIFFGALRSVTCSKSKELGENDYDSGFRNAADMPETITSRDAARFPIIASCTLFGLYLFFKVFSQEYINLLLSVYFFVLGVLALSHTMSPLMFRIFPASIPNKQYQLLFTQGSGESKEEIVNYEFDTKNLVCLLISSVVGVWYLLKKHWIANNLFGLAFALNGVELLHLNNVSTGCILLGGLFVYDVFWVFGTNVMVTVAKSFEAPIKLVFPQDLLEKGLGASNFAMLGLGDIVIPGIFIALLLRFDVSLKKNSRTYFYSSFLAYIFGLGLTIFVMHTFKHAQPALLYLVPACVGFPVIVALFKGELTEMFRYEESSPEDAAAKEDSSESDKKDQ, encoded by the exons ATGTCTGAGGCAGAACAAGTCTCGGTCTCGGCCCCTGAGGCCGCGGCCGCCGCCGTCCTGGACGCCCTGAACGCCACGGACTCCAACGGGACCGAGGCGCTCAACGCTACGGCTAAATTCGTGGCCACTCCGGAGGGAACGGCGCTGGCATACGGCAGCCTGGTATTCATGGCACTCCTGCCCATCTTCTTTGGAGCCTTGCGCTCCGTCACCTGCTCCAAATCTAAG gaGCTCGGAGAAAATGATTACGATTCTGGGTTCAGA AATGCAGCAGACATGCCAGAAACCATCACCAGTCGAGATGCGGCAAGGTTTCCCATCATCGCCAGCTGTACTCTGTTTGGGCTCTACCTCTTTTTCAAG GTATTTTCTCAAGAGTACATcaacctgctgctctctgtctacTTCTTCGTCCTGGGCGTCCTGGCTCTGTCTCACACTATGAG tccTCTGATGTTCAGAATCTTTCCAGCTTCTATACCAAATAAACAGTACCAGCTGCTATTCACTCAGGGCTCCGGAGAGTCTAAAGAAG AAATAGTCAACTATGAGTTTGACACAAAGAACCTGGTGTGTCTGCTCATCAGCAGTGTGGTGGGAGTCTGGTACCTGCTCAAAAAG cactGGATAGCCAATAACCTGTTTGGCCTGGCCTTCGCCCTGAATGGCGTGGAGCTGCTCCACCTGAACAACGTCAGTACCGGCTGCATCCTGCTGGGGGGGCTGTTTGTCTACGACGTCTTCTGG gTCTTTGGGACCAACGTCATGGTAACAGTCGCCAAGTCCTTTGAAGCACCAATCAAAT tgGTGTTTCCTCAGGACTTGCTGGAGAAAGGCCTTGGAGCCAGTAACTTTGCCATGCTGGGTCTGGGTGACATCGTCATCCCAGGTATCTTCATCGCCCTGCTGCTGCGCTTCGACGTCAG CCTGAAGAAGAACAGCAGGACGTATTTCTACTCCAGTTTCCTGGCCTACATCTTTGGACTGGGTCTCACCATTTTTGTCATGCACACCTTCAAACACGCACAG cccGCTCTGCTCTACCTGGTCCCAGCCTGTGTCGGCTTTCCTGTCATCGTAGCACTTTTCAAAGGAGAGCTCACAGAGATGTTCAG GTATGAAGAGTCCTCACCTGAGGATGCGGCGGCTAAGGAGGATTCATCAGAATCAGATAAGAAGGACCAATAG
- the hm13 gene encoding minor histocompatibility antigen H13 isoform X3, with protein MSEAEQVSVSAPEAAAAAVLDALNATDSNGTEALNATAKFVATPEGTALAYGSLVFMALLPIFFGALRSVTCSKSKNAADMPETITSRDAARFPIIASCTLFGLYLFFKVFSQEYINLLLSVYFFVLGVLALSHTMSPLMFRIFPASIPNKQYQLLFTQGSGESKEEIVNYEFDTKNLVCLLISSVVGVWYLLKKHWIANNLFGLAFALNGVELLHLNNVSTGCILLGGLFVYDVFWVFGTNVMVTVAKSFEAPIKLVFPQDLLEKGLGASNFAMLGLGDIVIPGIFIALLLRFDVSLKKNSRTYFYSSFLAYIFGLGLTIFVMHTFKHAQPALLYLVPACVGFPVIVALFKGELTEMFSYESSEEVLPGSPRLTSFPTVSGSPASLASSMDAFSMAAGSSPRRRRLQPTSM; from the exons ATGTCTGAGGCAGAACAAGTCTCGGTCTCGGCCCCTGAGGCCGCGGCCGCCGCCGTCCTGGACGCCCTGAACGCCACGGACTCCAACGGGACCGAGGCGCTCAACGCTACGGCTAAATTCGTGGCCACTCCGGAGGGAACGGCGCTGGCATACGGCAGCCTGGTATTCATGGCACTCCTGCCCATCTTCTTTGGAGCCTTGCGCTCCGTCACCTGCTCCAAATCTAAG AATGCAGCAGACATGCCAGAAACCATCACCAGTCGAGATGCGGCAAGGTTTCCCATCATCGCCAGCTGTACTCTGTTTGGGCTCTACCTCTTTTTCAAG GTATTTTCTCAAGAGTACATcaacctgctgctctctgtctacTTCTTCGTCCTGGGCGTCCTGGCTCTGTCTCACACTATGAG tccTCTGATGTTCAGAATCTTTCCAGCTTCTATACCAAATAAACAGTACCAGCTGCTATTCACTCAGGGCTCCGGAGAGTCTAAAGAAG AAATAGTCAACTATGAGTTTGACACAAAGAACCTGGTGTGTCTGCTCATCAGCAGTGTGGTGGGAGTCTGGTACCTGCTCAAAAAG cactGGATAGCCAATAACCTGTTTGGCCTGGCCTTCGCCCTGAATGGCGTGGAGCTGCTCCACCTGAACAACGTCAGTACCGGCTGCATCCTGCTGGGGGGGCTGTTTGTCTACGACGTCTTCTGG gTCTTTGGGACCAACGTCATGGTAACAGTCGCCAAGTCCTTTGAAGCACCAATCAAAT tgGTGTTTCCTCAGGACTTGCTGGAGAAAGGCCTTGGAGCCAGTAACTTTGCCATGCTGGGTCTGGGTGACATCGTCATCCCAGGTATCTTCATCGCCCTGCTGCTGCGCTTCGACGTCAG CCTGAAGAAGAACAGCAGGACGTATTTCTACTCCAGTTTCCTGGCCTACATCTTTGGACTGGGTCTCACCATTTTTGTCATGCACACCTTCAAACACGCACAG cccGCTCTGCTCTACCTGGTCCCAGCCTGTGTCGGCTTTCCTGTCATCGTAGCACTTTTCAAAGGAGAGCTCACAGAGATGTTCAG CTATGAGTCGTCAGAGGAAGTTCTCCCTGGCTCTCCCAGGCTCACTTCCTTCCCAACTGTCAGTGGCTCGCCTGCCAGCCTGGCTAGCTCCATGGATGCCTTCTCTATGGCAGCAGGCTCCTCTCCCCGCCGCCGCCGGTTACAGCCCACCTCCATGTAG